One stretch of Chitinophaga pendula DNA includes these proteins:
- a CDS encoding TetR/AcrR family transcriptional regulator: MRPKNLEKEQAIRTIALQIIAEEGLENLSMQKLAKAANISPRTIYLKYENKEDLLVKLIVEEGIGAFETAVLENFHASMDFAEGVRTLWQNTFQYFKTNKPAFTLMQYGKSSPLLVSALQQNNRVEGDAFVPIHQFFARHTAAGHIIDLPFQVQRALLFAPLFDIITEYFEHTERDQQIITDKVGSDACNAVIKSLLR; encoded by the coding sequence ATGAGACCAAAAAACCTCGAAAAAGAACAGGCCATCCGCACCATCGCCCTACAGATCATCGCTGAAGAAGGACTCGAAAACCTCAGCATGCAAAAACTGGCCAAAGCAGCTAACATATCCCCGCGTACCATCTACCTCAAATACGAGAACAAAGAAGACCTCCTCGTCAAATTAATAGTGGAAGAGGGGATAGGTGCCTTTGAAACAGCCGTCCTCGAAAACTTCCATGCCTCTATGGACTTCGCAGAGGGCGTACGCACCCTCTGGCAAAACACCTTCCAATACTTCAAAACCAACAAACCGGCATTTACACTAATGCAGTACGGAAAGTCTTCGCCGTTACTCGTCAGCGCATTGCAGCAGAACAATAGAGTAGAAGGGGATGCCTTTGTCCCCATACATCAGTTCTTCGCCCGCCACACCGCCGCAGGACATATCATCGATCTGCCTTTCCAGGTACAGCGGGCCTTATTATTCGCACCCCTGTTTGATATCATCACCGAATATTTCGAACACACAGAAAGAGATCAGCAAATTATTACCGATAAAGTTGGCAGTGACGCTTGTAACGCCGTCATCAAAAGTTTACTGCGCTAA
- a CDS encoding ring-cleaving dioxygenase, whose product MEDKILGIHHVTAIAGKAQRNYDFYTRVMGQRLVKKTVNFDDPKTYHFYYGDERGTPGTILTFFPWEDIMSGRRGTHMATEVGYSIPEGSIDFWVNRLEAAHLLYNKPSQQFGELYIPFYDPDGMKVELTVPAQADERVPWTGGEIGGEHAIRGLHHVTLTVEDVQPTADVLVSLLGYELKLHHANRYRFFNPVDVHNGYIDVVEAKGEARGHVAGGSIHHVAFRVADGATQLRFRERAEQMGLHVTEQLDRQYFRSVYFREPGGVLFELATDEPGFAVDEPMAELGTHLMLPPQYATQRAEIEGHLSPIQQTVK is encoded by the coding sequence ATGGAAGACAAGATCCTGGGCATACATCATGTGACTGCGATTGCAGGGAAGGCCCAACGGAACTATGATTTTTATACGCGGGTGATGGGTCAGCGGCTGGTGAAGAAGACGGTGAATTTCGATGATCCTAAGACCTATCATTTCTATTATGGTGATGAGCGAGGTACGCCTGGTACTATCCTGACGTTCTTTCCCTGGGAGGATATTATGAGTGGGCGCAGGGGTACGCATATGGCTACGGAGGTTGGTTATTCGATACCGGAAGGCAGTATTGATTTCTGGGTGAATCGGTTAGAGGCGGCGCATTTGTTGTACAACAAGCCATCGCAGCAGTTTGGGGAGTTATATATTCCATTTTATGATCCTGACGGTATGAAGGTGGAGCTGACGGTGCCGGCGCAGGCGGATGAGCGTGTGCCCTGGACGGGCGGAGAGATTGGAGGGGAGCATGCGATACGCGGGCTGCATCATGTGACGTTGACGGTGGAGGATGTGCAGCCTACTGCGGATGTGTTAGTATCGTTGCTTGGTTATGAGTTGAAACTGCATCATGCGAACCGTTACCGGTTTTTCAATCCTGTGGATGTACACAACGGATACATTGATGTGGTGGAGGCTAAGGGCGAGGCTCGCGGGCATGTTGCCGGAGGCAGTATACATCATGTGGCCTTCCGGGTAGCTGACGGAGCGACGCAGTTACGTTTCCGGGAGCGTGCGGAGCAGATGGGGCTGCATGTGACGGAGCAGCTGGACCGGCAGTATTTCCGGAGTGTGTATTTCCGTGAGCCAGGCGGGGTGTTGTTCGAGCTGGCGACTGACGAGCCGGGATTTGCGGTAGATGAGCCAATGGCGGAGTTAGGCACTCATTTAATGTTACCCCCTCAATATGCTACGCAGCGTGCGGAGATAGAGGGGCATCTTTCACCTATTCAACAGACTGTAAAATGA
- a CDS encoding phosphoribosylaminoimidazolesuccinocarboxamide synthase — protein MLESNFKFTGQTAFYKGKVRDVYTIDDKLMVMVVSDRISAFDVVLPKPIPYKGQVLNQVAAIMLEATKDIVPNWVKSVPLPNVTIGLKCDTFPVEMVVRGNLTGHAWRTYKSGKRELCGVPLPEGLKENDFFPAPIITPTTKAHEGHDEDISREEIIAQGLVSKEDYEQLEKYTLALFERGKELAAKQGLILVDTKYEFGKVGDTIYVIDEIHTPDSSRYFYAAGFEENQAAGNPQKQLSKEFVREWLMENGFQGKDGQQIPEMDEAFINSVSERYIELFENITGQQFVKEDVSAADAQTKIESALAEQK, from the coding sequence ATGTTAGAATCTAATTTCAAATTTACCGGGCAGACGGCGTTTTACAAAGGAAAGGTACGCGATGTGTACACCATTGATGACAAACTGATGGTAATGGTTGTAAGCGACCGTATCTCCGCTTTCGATGTGGTGTTGCCTAAACCAATCCCCTACAAAGGACAGGTGCTCAACCAGGTAGCCGCTATCATGCTGGAAGCAACCAAAGATATCGTCCCTAACTGGGTAAAATCAGTACCACTCCCCAACGTGACCATAGGCCTCAAATGCGATACCTTCCCCGTGGAAATGGTCGTACGCGGTAACCTCACCGGCCACGCCTGGAGAACATACAAAAGCGGTAAACGCGAACTGTGTGGCGTACCCCTCCCAGAAGGATTGAAAGAAAATGATTTCTTCCCCGCACCCATTATCACACCTACCACCAAAGCCCACGAAGGCCACGATGAAGATATCTCCCGCGAAGAGATCATCGCCCAGGGCCTGGTAAGCAAAGAAGACTACGAACAACTCGAAAAATACACCCTCGCCCTGTTCGAACGTGGTAAAGAACTAGCCGCCAAACAAGGCCTCATCCTCGTAGATACCAAATACGAATTCGGTAAAGTAGGCGATACCATCTACGTAATTGATGAGATCCACACACCCGATTCCTCCCGCTACTTCTATGCCGCCGGTTTCGAAGAAAACCAGGCCGCCGGTAATCCGCAGAAACAACTCAGCAAAGAGTTCGTACGCGAATGGCTCATGGAAAACGGATTCCAGGGTAAAGATGGACAACAGATACCAGAAATGGACGAAGCTTTCATCAACAGCGTAAGCGAACGCTATATCGAACTGTTCGAAAATATCACCGGTCAACAATTCGTGAAAGAAGACGTTTCCGCCGCCGACGCACAGACAAAAATCGAATCTGCCCTCGCAGAACAGAAATAA
- a CDS encoding ArsR/SmtB family transcription factor produces the protein MELITVFKALSNETRINILIWLKEPRLHFPAEELLDYDPNLGVCVSDITQKTGLSPSTTSDYLSLLQKCGLIEATRVGQWTYYKRNEAAINTLNKLIKKAF, from the coding sequence ATGGAACTGATCACGGTTTTCAAAGCACTGAGCAATGAAACAAGGATAAACATACTCATCTGGCTCAAAGAGCCCCGTCTCCACTTTCCAGCAGAAGAACTCCTGGACTATGATCCCAACCTGGGCGTCTGCGTAAGCGACATCACCCAAAAGACTGGTTTATCCCCCTCCACAACATCAGACTACCTGAGCTTATTGCAAAAATGCGGACTGATTGAAGCCACCCGCGTCGGCCAGTGGACCTATTACAAACGTAATGAAGCTGCCATCAATACACTGAATAAATTAATCAAAAAGGCATTCTGA
- a CDS encoding amidohydrolase family protein, with the protein MHRAIPFTTSLLLSIATLPVFSQRMDFEKYDPISTLVVPQHPVKRAKYPFIDVHNHQWSMGTQHLNELLKDMDVLNLQVMVNLSGGSSGTLKKMTDNIKAHAPKRFLVFANIDFTGIGRAGWTEQAVKQLAEDVRNGAAGLKVFKSLGLSVKDSNGQRVAIDDKRLDAIWDKCGELKIPVLIHAADPKSFWDDMDEHNERWLELATHPGRQRGKDNPAPWQQIIDEQHRMFKRHPGTTFINAHFGWYANDLAHLSQLMQTFPHMYVEFGAVIAELGRQPKMARQFFEQYQDRILFGKDSWVPEEYGTYFRVLETGDEYFPYHKKYHAFWRMYGMQLPDSILKKIYYKNALKLFPMVDKSAFPQ; encoded by the coding sequence ATGCATCGAGCCATTCCATTTACGACCTCTTTATTACTTAGTATTGCCACGCTACCTGTTTTTTCCCAGCGGATGGATTTTGAGAAATACGATCCTATCTCGACGCTGGTGGTGCCTCAACATCCGGTGAAGCGGGCGAAGTATCCCTTTATCGACGTGCATAATCATCAGTGGAGTATGGGTACGCAGCATCTGAATGAGTTGCTGAAGGATATGGACGTACTGAATCTGCAGGTGATGGTAAACCTGAGTGGTGGCAGCAGTGGTACGCTGAAGAAGATGACGGATAATATCAAGGCGCATGCGCCGAAGCGGTTCCTGGTGTTTGCGAACATAGACTTCACCGGTATTGGCCGAGCGGGATGGACGGAGCAGGCGGTGAAGCAGCTGGCGGAGGATGTGCGGAATGGTGCTGCGGGCCTGAAGGTGTTTAAAAGCCTGGGATTATCGGTGAAGGATAGTAACGGTCAGCGGGTAGCTATTGACGACAAGCGGCTGGATGCTATCTGGGATAAGTGCGGGGAGTTGAAGATACCGGTGCTGATCCATGCAGCTGATCCGAAGTCCTTCTGGGATGATATGGACGAGCATAATGAGCGCTGGCTGGAGCTGGCTACGCATCCCGGCAGGCAGCGCGGCAAGGATAATCCTGCGCCGTGGCAGCAGATCATCGATGAGCAGCATCGTATGTTCAAGCGACACCCGGGCACGACCTTCATCAATGCTCACTTTGGCTGGTATGCGAATGACCTGGCGCATTTGTCGCAGCTGATGCAGACCTTCCCGCATATGTATGTGGAGTTTGGGGCGGTGATTGCGGAGCTGGGGCGGCAGCCTAAGATGGCGCGGCAGTTCTTCGAGCAGTACCAGGACCGTATCTTGTTTGGGAAGGATTCGTGGGTGCCGGAGGAATACGGTACGTATTTCCGGGTGTTGGAGACGGGTGATGAATATTTCCCTTATCACAAAAAGTATCACGCTTTCTGGCGTATGTACGGGATGCAATTGCCTGACAGTATCCTGAAAAAGATCTACTACAAAAATGCGTTGAAACTATTCCCGATGGTGGATAAGAGTGCTTTCCCGCAATAG
- a CDS encoding zinc-binding dehydrogenase, whose amino-acid sequence MKAVVINNYGGPEVLQLEEVPTPVITAPSQVLVKVRASAVNPLDYQVRRGDYASLFELPIITGHDIAGDVIAVGDAVKNWRPGDKVYYSPRFGGPGSYAEYHLTHESALSRMPNNLTYEEAAAMPLIGGTVWEMLVVRAKLKKGDTILILGGAGGVGSLAIQVAKSLGAFVYTTGQTVLQEQLQRLGADVVIDHHSKNYIEEIQTHTNGKGVDVIIDTVGGSTLSDSPRALADYGAIVTLVDIAQPQNLLHAWERNATYHFVFTRQSRDELHHITGLIETGQIKPVIDSSYPMEKVKNAHQRLEDAKRDRPLLGKIVLSV is encoded by the coding sequence ATGAAAGCAGTTGTCATAAATAACTACGGAGGACCGGAAGTCCTCCAACTGGAAGAAGTACCCACTCCCGTCATAACAGCTCCCTCCCAGGTGCTGGTCAAAGTAAGGGCCTCCGCCGTCAATCCGCTCGATTACCAGGTGAGGAGAGGAGACTATGCCTCCCTGTTCGAGTTACCAATCATAACGGGGCATGATATAGCAGGCGATGTCATAGCAGTAGGCGATGCCGTGAAAAATTGGCGCCCGGGAGATAAAGTCTACTATTCCCCGCGCTTTGGTGGCCCGGGCAGCTACGCGGAATATCACCTCACACACGAGTCCGCATTGTCCAGGATGCCCAATAACCTGACCTATGAAGAAGCAGCCGCCATGCCGCTTATAGGTGGCACCGTATGGGAAATGCTGGTGGTAAGGGCTAAATTGAAAAAAGGAGATACCATCCTCATCCTTGGTGGCGCAGGTGGAGTAGGCTCACTGGCAATACAGGTCGCTAAATCACTGGGAGCCTTCGTATACACAACAGGACAGACGGTTTTACAGGAGCAATTACAGCGACTGGGTGCCGATGTAGTCATCGACCATCATAGTAAAAACTACATCGAAGAGATACAGACCCATACTAACGGAAAAGGAGTAGATGTAATTATTGATACAGTAGGAGGGAGTACTCTCTCAGACAGCCCGCGTGCCTTGGCCGACTACGGCGCAATTGTAACGCTGGTAGATATCGCCCAGCCCCAAAACCTCCTACACGCCTGGGAACGAAATGCGACCTATCATTTCGTTTTTACCCGCCAAAGCAGGGACGAACTCCATCATATTACCGGGTTAATTGAAACCGGACAGATAAAACCGGTCATAGATAGCAGCTATCCCATGGAAAAGGTGAAAAATGCCCATCAGCGATTAGAAGATGCAAAACGGGACAGACCTCTATTGGGTAAAATAGTACTCTCTGTGTAA
- a CDS encoding FAD-dependent oxidoreductase has protein sequence MNNNITDKQIAIVGGGPGGLTLARLLEQAGAQVKVYERDINSDVRIQGATLDLHEESGLAALEKAGLTAAFKANYRPGADKTRIVDKHTHIVFDDHLNNRQSDRPEIDRGPLRKILLNALHPDTVVWDSQFIALHPDNGGWQLQFKNGASAFADIVVAADGANSRIRPYITDIKPFYSGVTVIEGTVADAETNIPVLHELLKGGKVFAMGDSKSLILSTKGDGSVAFYTGCHTPEYWYRDNGLDFTDNKQVLNWFHNTFAGWHSDWDNLFRKAKAFTIRPQYCMPPDQTWTSLPNLTMLGDAAHLMPPYAGEGVNMAMLDALELSNCLLDNALPDIASAIAHYEQQMRARAGDVARLTLHQTDVLHAPDAIPNLLEIFS, from the coding sequence ATGAACAACAACATAACCGACAAACAGATCGCTATCGTAGGTGGTGGCCCGGGTGGCCTCACCCTCGCCAGACTCCTTGAGCAGGCTGGCGCACAGGTAAAAGTTTATGAAAGAGACATAAACAGCGACGTGCGCATACAAGGCGCTACCCTCGACCTACACGAAGAATCAGGCCTGGCCGCTTTGGAAAAAGCCGGACTAACAGCAGCCTTCAAAGCAAACTACCGTCCGGGTGCCGACAAAACACGCATCGTCGATAAACACACCCACATCGTATTCGACGATCATCTCAACAACCGCCAATCAGATCGCCCCGAAATAGATCGCGGCCCCTTGCGCAAAATATTACTGAACGCCCTACACCCCGACACCGTCGTATGGGATAGCCAATTCATCGCACTACATCCCGACAACGGTGGCTGGCAACTACAGTTCAAAAATGGCGCCTCCGCCTTCGCTGATATCGTAGTCGCCGCCGATGGCGCCAACTCCCGCATCCGCCCCTACATCACAGACATAAAACCGTTCTACTCCGGTGTCACCGTCATAGAGGGGACCGTGGCCGATGCCGAAACGAACATCCCCGTATTGCACGAACTGCTCAAAGGGGGTAAGGTGTTCGCCATGGGCGACAGTAAATCCCTTATCCTCAGCACCAAAGGCGATGGCAGCGTTGCCTTCTACACCGGCTGCCATACCCCCGAATACTGGTACCGAGATAACGGCCTCGACTTCACCGACAATAAACAGGTGCTCAACTGGTTTCATAACACCTTCGCCGGCTGGCATAGCGACTGGGACAACCTGTTCAGAAAAGCAAAGGCCTTCACAATCCGACCACAATACTGCATGCCGCCAGATCAAACCTGGACCTCCTTGCCCAACCTCACCATGCTGGGCGATGCCGCACACCTCATGCCGCCATACGCAGGTGAAGGCGTCAACATGGCCATGCTCGATGCACTCGAACTGAGCAACTGCCTGCTCGATAACGCACTCCCCGATATCGCCTCCGCCATCGCCCACTACGAACAACAAATGCGCGCCCGCGCCGGCGATGTCGCCCGCCTCACCTTACACCAAACCGACGTTTTGCACGCTCCCGACGCAATCCCTAACTTGCTGGAAATTTTTAGCTAA
- a CDS encoding YceI family protein: MAKRVWAADPAHSSIGFKVKHLMITNVSGTFGKYEINVETEEDDFMSAKVHFSADTTSVNTGNAERDRHLRSPEFFDDHSYRYIRFEATKYESVDNDGSYELHGNLTIRDVTKPVKLSVEFGGVVVDPWGNTKAGFTINGKVNRRDFGLNWHAMTEAGGIMVSEDVRIVCEVQLIKQS; the protein is encoded by the coding sequence ATGGCAAAAAGAGTATGGGCAGCCGATCCGGCGCATTCCAGCATTGGTTTTAAGGTAAAGCATTTGATGATCACGAATGTATCGGGGACTTTCGGTAAATATGAGATCAATGTGGAGACGGAGGAAGATGATTTTATGAGTGCGAAGGTTCATTTCAGTGCGGATACTACATCAGTGAATACGGGTAATGCGGAGCGTGACCGTCATCTTCGTTCTCCGGAGTTTTTTGATGACCATTCGTATCGTTATATCCGTTTTGAGGCGACGAAGTATGAGTCTGTTGATAATGACGGTTCTTATGAGTTGCACGGGAATCTGACGATACGTGATGTAACGAAGCCGGTGAAGTTGTCTGTAGAATTTGGCGGTGTGGTGGTAGATCCATGGGGGAATACGAAGGCCGGTTTTACGATCAACGGGAAGGTGAACCGGCGGGATTTCGGGTTGAACTGGCATGCGATGACGGAGGCTGGCGGCATTATGGTGAGTGAGGATGTTCGTATTGTGTGTGAGGTGCAGTTGATCAAGCAAAGTTAA
- a CDS encoding exonuclease domain-containing protein: protein MYRLENDMYAIVDIETTGGHASANGITEIAVFIHNGKEVIEQYDTLVNPGMPIPYYIQSLTGITDEMVATAPAFSEIAPRLANLLQDKIFVAHNVNFDYSFVKYQLNTEGFELRSKKLCTVRLGRKIFPGLPSYSLGNLCRQLQIPIQDRHRATGDAAATVKLFERMLADDHQHAIASALKAGSKEQFLPPNLPPDQVKQLPMTPGVYYFHDQKGKVVYVGKAKDIKKRVNSHFTGNKPNRQRQEFLRNIYSISCQETGTELIAHILESVEIKRLWPPYNAAQKHVELRYGFYTFEDQAGYLRLAIEKKRKYTTALYDFNLLVNGQQVLRKLIRQFDLCPKLCFLQKGHGPCTVLTGHICHGACEKRESVTEYNLRMQTAINFLHQQLPSFIITGAGRHPAEQSYILVEKGRFYGMGYLSRDETITDPAALKEHLTPYPENEYISHLLRVQADGLPKGVIRF from the coding sequence TTGTACAGACTAGAAAATGATATGTACGCGATCGTCGATATAGAAACCACAGGAGGCCACGCCAGCGCAAACGGCATCACCGAAATAGCCGTCTTCATCCATAACGGAAAAGAAGTGATCGAACAATACGATACCCTCGTCAACCCCGGCATGCCCATCCCTTATTACATCCAGTCCCTCACCGGCATCACAGACGAAATGGTGGCAACAGCACCCGCCTTCTCCGAAATAGCACCCCGCCTCGCCAACCTCCTGCAAGACAAAATATTCGTCGCCCATAACGTCAACTTCGACTACTCCTTCGTCAAATACCAACTCAATACCGAAGGTTTCGAACTACGCAGCAAAAAACTATGCACCGTCCGCCTCGGCCGCAAAATATTCCCCGGCCTGCCGTCCTATAGCCTCGGCAACCTCTGCCGGCAACTGCAGATCCCCATCCAGGACCGGCACCGCGCCACCGGCGACGCCGCCGCCACCGTCAAACTGTTCGAACGCATGCTCGCCGATGACCATCAGCATGCCATCGCCTCCGCCCTCAAAGCGGGCTCCAAAGAACAATTCCTGCCGCCCAACCTGCCCCCCGACCAGGTCAAACAACTCCCCATGACACCAGGGGTCTATTACTTCCACGACCAAAAAGGAAAAGTAGTCTACGTAGGCAAAGCCAAAGACATCAAAAAAAGGGTCAACAGCCACTTTACCGGCAACAAACCCAATCGGCAACGACAGGAATTCCTGCGCAATATATACAGCATATCCTGCCAGGAAACAGGCACCGAACTGATCGCCCATATCCTCGAATCCGTCGAGATCAAACGCCTCTGGCCTCCCTACAACGCCGCCCAGAAACATGTAGAACTCCGGTATGGCTTCTACACCTTCGAAGACCAGGCCGGATACCTCCGCCTCGCCATCGAAAAAAAACGCAAATACACCACCGCCCTCTACGACTTTAACCTCCTCGTCAATGGACAACAGGTACTGCGCAAACTCATCCGCCAGTTCGACCTCTGCCCCAAACTATGCTTCCTTCAGAAAGGACATGGCCCCTGCACCGTCCTCACCGGCCATATCTGCCACGGCGCCTGCGAAAAAAGAGAAAGCGTCACCGAATACAACCTTCGCATGCAAACCGCCATCAATTTCCTGCACCAGCAATTGCCGTCCTTCATCATCACCGGCGCAGGCCGGCACCCCGCAGAACAAAGCTATATCCTCGTGGAAAAAGGCCGCTTCTATGGCATGGGATACCTCTCCCGCGATGAAACCATCACCGACCCCGCCGCCCTCAAAGAACACCTCACCCCATACCCGGAAAATGAATATATCTCTCATCTCCTCCGGGTACAGGCAGATGGCCTCCCCAAAGGAGTCATCCGGTTCTAA
- a CDS encoding ABC transporter ATP-binding protein, which translates to MKHLAALNKYFILYKWRFGLGLLFTAISIVFSVFQPIMVRQIFDLLAQNLDSYRIISDTSLKSAFRSDFTKVLAFYGICILLFALLSGFFMFLQRQTLIVMSRLVEYDLKNEVYEHYQRLDLNFFKMHRTGDLMSRITEDVSRVRMYVGPAVMYATRTIIMLVIIVYLMLKVNVLLTLYTLAPLPILAVTIYYVNRIIHRKSERIQTQLSNITSIAQESYSGIRVIKSYIQEDTSTQHFEEASEEYKQSSVSLAKTDALYQPTMALMIGLSVIVTIFVGGVQVIQGNITVGNLAEFVIYVNMLTFPFFSIGWVASMIQRAAASQQRLNEFLQVQPAIRNRDNARNIDLKGRITFRNVSFTYPHTGIQAIKDFNLDIKPGQKVAVIGRTGSGKSTLAQLLIRMYDPQEGEVLTDGVDVRDIRLESLRSQISYVPQDVFLFSDSVANNIRFGAPEKDIEAVKLAARQASVEKDIQGFREGFDTMIGERGVTLSGGQKQRISIARGLIRNPNVLLFDDCLSAVDARTEKEIIGNLYAYLKDKTAIIITHRIFALFEFDKIIVLDDGRIAESGTHEELLSLNGYYAELFTKQQSGEEEPIIE; encoded by the coding sequence TTGAAACATCTCGCGGCTCTCAATAAATACTTCATCCTATATAAATGGCGCTTCGGACTGGGTTTATTATTTACAGCTATCTCCATCGTATTCAGCGTATTCCAACCCATCATGGTGCGCCAGATATTCGACCTCCTGGCCCAAAACCTCGATAGCTACCGCATCATCAGCGATACCTCCCTCAAAAGCGCCTTCAGGTCCGACTTTACCAAAGTATTGGCCTTCTACGGCATTTGCATACTACTGTTCGCCCTGCTCTCCGGATTCTTCATGTTCCTCCAGCGTCAGACACTCATCGTCATGTCACGCCTCGTCGAATATGACCTGAAAAACGAAGTCTACGAACACTACCAACGCCTCGACCTTAACTTCTTCAAAATGCATCGCACCGGCGACCTTATGAGCCGTATCACTGAAGATGTATCCCGCGTACGCATGTACGTCGGCCCGGCTGTCATGTACGCCACCCGCACCATCATCATGCTGGTCATCATCGTATACCTCATGCTCAAGGTCAACGTACTGCTCACACTCTACACCCTCGCACCACTGCCCATCCTCGCAGTCACCATCTACTACGTCAACCGCATCATACACCGCAAAAGCGAACGTATTCAAACACAACTTTCCAATATCACCTCCATCGCGCAGGAATCCTACTCCGGTATCCGCGTGATTAAATCATACATCCAGGAAGATACCAGCACCCAACACTTCGAAGAGGCCAGCGAAGAATACAAACAAAGCTCCGTCAGCCTCGCCAAAACAGATGCACTCTACCAACCCACCATGGCCCTCATGATAGGTCTCAGCGTCATCGTTACCATCTTCGTAGGTGGCGTACAGGTAATACAAGGTAACATCACCGTAGGTAACCTCGCAGAATTCGTGATCTACGTCAACATGCTCACCTTCCCATTCTTCTCCATCGGCTGGGTCGCCTCCATGATACAACGCGCCGCCGCTTCACAACAACGCCTCAACGAATTCCTGCAGGTACAACCTGCCATCAGAAACCGCGACAACGCCCGCAACATCGATCTGAAAGGTCGTATCACCTTCCGAAACGTATCATTCACCTATCCGCATACCGGCATACAAGCCATCAAAGACTTCAACCTCGATATAAAACCCGGCCAGAAAGTAGCCGTCATCGGCCGCACCGGCTCCGGTAAATCCACCCTCGCACAACTCCTCATCCGCATGTACGACCCCCAGGAAGGAGAAGTACTCACAGATGGAGTAGATGTCCGCGATATCCGCCTCGAAAGCCTCAGAAGCCAGATATCTTACGTGCCGCAAGATGTATTCCTATTCTCCGACAGCGTCGCCAATAACATCCGGTTCGGCGCACCCGAAAAAGATATAGAAGCCGTAAAACTGGCAGCCAGACAAGCCTCCGTCGAAAAAGACATCCAGGGCTTCCGCGAAGGATTCGATACCATGATCGGCGAAAGAGGCGTCACCCTCAGCGGCGGACAAAAACAACGTATATCCATCGCCCGTGGCCTCATCCGCAATCCCAACGTCCTCCTGTTTGATGACTGCCTCTCCGCAGTAGATGCCCGCACAGAAAAAGAAATCATCGGTAACCTCTACGCATATCTGAAAGATAAAACAGCCATCATCATCACACATCGCATATTCGCCCTCTTCGAATTCGATAAGATCATCGTACTCGACGACGGACGTATCGCAGAATCCGGCACACATGAAGAATTATTGTCATTAAATGGCTACTACGCAGAGTTGTTCACCAAACAACAATCAGGCGAAGAAGAGCCAATAATAGAATGA
- a CDS encoding NAD(P)-dependent oxidoreductase, with the protein MKIGFIGLGNLGFVIAENLLATRQPLYVYNRTAAKAQPLIEKGAISCTSVKELSAQCDIVFSIVSDDAALKEITDGPDGIAAHLKKEGIHVSMSTILPVTATTLTAVHRQQGNIYIACPLLARPDAAKARKINFLVAGEEQAIKTIKPLLQEAGGINVWEYGREESAANVAKLASNYLILTAMSALSESINMTKRSNIEVDTWFNMITQTIFNAPVYINYGKHILSEAFQPALFGLSLGLKDMNLVLEQAATVKAAMPLGAEVRSLLQESKDAGLGDHDVTAVALTIQQKQ; encoded by the coding sequence ATGAAAATAGGATTCATCGGATTAGGCAATTTAGGCTTCGTCATCGCAGAAAACCTCCTGGCCACCCGCCAGCCCCTATACGTATACAACCGCACCGCCGCCAAAGCACAACCGCTCATAGAAAAAGGCGCCATCAGCTGCACATCGGTAAAAGAATTGTCCGCACAGTGTGATATCGTATTCAGCATCGTCTCCGATGATGCCGCACTGAAAGAGATCACCGATGGCCCGGATGGCATCGCCGCCCACCTCAAAAAAGAGGGCATACATGTCTCCATGAGCACAATTCTTCCCGTAACAGCCACAACACTCACAGCAGTCCACCGCCAACAGGGTAACATCTATATCGCCTGCCCGCTGCTGGCACGCCCCGATGCCGCTAAAGCCAGGAAGATCAACTTCCTCGTAGCAGGAGAGGAGCAGGCCATCAAAACCATCAAACCCCTGCTGCAAGAAGCTGGTGGTATCAACGTATGGGAATATGGCCGCGAAGAAAGCGCCGCCAACGTCGCCAAACTGGCTTCCAACTACCTCATCCTGACCGCCATGAGCGCCTTGTCAGAAAGTATCAACATGACCAAAAGAAGCAACATCGAAGTCGATACCTGGTTTAACATGATCACACAGACCATCTTCAACGCACCGGTCTATATCAACTATGGTAAACATATCCTCTCAGAAGCATTCCAGCCTGCCCTCTTCGGCCTCTCACTGGGCCTGAAAGATATGAACCTGGTACTGGAACAGGCTGCCACCGTCAAGGCCGCCATGCCGCTGGGAGCAGAAGTTCGCAGCCTCCTGCAAGAATCAAAAGATGCCGGCCTCGGCGATCACGATGTCACCGCAGTAGCACTCACCATCCAACAAAAACAATAA